Proteins encoded together in one Gigantopelta aegis isolate Gae_Host chromosome 8, Gae_host_genome, whole genome shotgun sequence window:
- the LOC121379087 gene encoding uncharacterized protein LOC121379087 isoform X1 — MIFQKGWRKPCPPSILGRQIDGVWHTGVVVYGKEYYFGGLGGIESCDVGGTVLGAPDTVLDMGSTEIPKEVFMNYLADLSASTYRPEKYHLLEHNCNNFSADTTQFLTGKTIPSYITGLPSEFLSTPLGQMIKPLIDQLSVQPSGGRTLFPASSGHSSKQNKNASSCYSASSPENFTSHSDLGRSDLRHSDLSEPVSQSGFRSDPVKKKCPTDVEPVIFKPDGDFLEQCMNKETNQTTDGVFPPGDTELWQEITEYLSTEECSFSLGRIHLQIIGRAINNPEISVEKKLCMCHLLQLLVLRNDFLHLLSHDTSHMVTSLLTHFMEQTLSFKIDLIKMLANCYSSDYSRAVMSKVQDSDSGEFKMEKRISQICTSCLLDETVPDMMEAAAGLVLNISLGKVSYDTELEIGSALLHCLRQPLPTEKATLCCLSSVLQFTECNAEVRSLAGILGIDWSQHTGISSRAKQICDKLLTQIN, encoded by the exons GGAGGAACAGTTCTTGGTGCACCAGACACTGTGTTGGATATGGGAAGCACTGAGATACCTAAGGAAGTATTCATGAACTACCTGGCCGACCTGTCTGCCAGCACGTACCG GCCAGAGAAGTACCACCTTCTCGAACACAACTGTAACAACTTCAGTGCAGATACTACACAGTTTTTGACGGGCAAGACCATTCCCTCTTACATCACTGGTCTACCCAGTGAGTTTCTAAGCAC CCCCCTTGGTCAAATGATAAAGCCTCTGATTGACCAGCTGTCCGTCCAGCCATCCGGCGGTCGCACTCTGTTTCCCGCCAGTTCGGGCCACTCCTCCAAACAGAACAAAAATGCCAGCTCGTGTTATTCAGCATCATCACCTGAAAACTTCACATCACACAGTGACCTGGGTCGCTCTGACCTGCGTCACTCCGACCTCAGTGAACCCGTCAGCCAGTCGGGTTTCAGGTCGGATCCTGTGAAGAAGAAGTGTCCTACTGATGTAGAACCAGTCATCTTCAAACCAGATGGG gacTTTCTTGAACAGTGTATGAACAAAGAGACCAACCAAACGACAGACGGCGTCTTCCCACCTGGAGACACGGAGCTGTGGCAGGAAATAACAGAATATCTCTCGACAGAAGAGTGCTCCTTTTCCCTCGGAAGGATTCATCTTCAGATTATTG GTAGAGCGATAAATAACCCTGAGATTTCCGTGGAGAAGAAGCTCTGCATGTGTCATCTTCTTCAACTGCTGGTGCTCAGAAACGACTTTCTGCACCTTCTGTCACATGACACGAGTCACATGGTCACCAGTCTGCTCACTCACTTTATGGAGCAGACGTTATCGTTTAAAATAGATCTTATCAAAATG CTTGCCAACTGTTACTCTTCTGACTACAGTCGTGCAGTGATGTCTAAAGTGCAGGACTCTGATTCTGGTGAGTTCAAGATGGAGAAGCGGATCTCTCAGATTTGTACGTCGTGTCTGCTTGACGAGACGGTGCCCGATATGATGGAGGCTGCAGCAGGTCTGGTGCTCAACATCAGTCTCGGGAAG GTCAGTTATGACACTGAACTAGAAATTGGCAGTGCGCTACTTCACTGCTTACGGCAGCCTCTTCCAACAGAGAAAGCTA CTCTCTGTTGCCTGTCTAGTGTGTTACAGTTCACAGAATGCAATGCTGAG GTTCGTTCCTTGGCTGGTATACTGGGGATTGACTGGTCACAACACACTGGAATTTCTTCTCGAGCAAAACAAATCTGTGATAAACTTTTGACCCAAATCAACTAG